From Woronichinia naegeliana WA131, the proteins below share one genomic window:
- a CDS encoding MotA/TolQ/ExbB proton channel family protein — MNPVELFEQGGVVMWPLLFLSILSVSTIIERLWFWGIILFKGSQVQSRILDTAARDWDLAVKVARDSQKYPIGRYLFAPLRLPQADPDVFHLALESAADDQLALMRRGDKILEAAIALSPLLGLLGTVLGLIRSLSSIQIQDLGTSSTTGVTLGISESLISTAAGMIVAIISLAFYRLFQGFWFNQMRLFRKAGSELELIYRQRWIEEEEIRYGETPPRGYLPSELANQYAEGMPES, encoded by the coding sequence GTGAATCCAGTAGAGCTTTTTGAACAAGGTGGAGTTGTCATGTGGCCGCTCCTTTTCCTTTCTATTTTATCGGTGAGCACCATTATTGAAAGACTTTGGTTTTGGGGAATTATCCTCTTCAAAGGTTCCCAGGTGCAGTCCCGTATTCTAGATACTGCCGCCAGGGATTGGGATTTAGCGGTTAAAGTGGCTAGGGATAGCCAAAAATATCCCATTGGCAGATATTTGTTTGCCCCCCTCCGTCTGCCCCAAGCTGACCCCGATGTTTTTCATTTGGCCCTGGAGTCTGCTGCGGATGATCAACTGGCCTTGATGCGTCGAGGCGATAAGATTCTAGAGGCCGCCATTGCCCTATCTCCCTTATTGGGATTATTAGGAACAGTTTTGGGCTTAATCCGCTCCTTAAGCAGCATTCAAATTCAGGATCTAGGCACTTCTTCTACCACCGGTGTAACCTTAGGCATCAGTGAATCGTTAATTTCAACGGCTGCGGGTATGATTGTTGCCATTATTAGTTTGGCTTTTTATCGATTGTTTCAGGGTTTTTGGTTTAACCAGATGCGACTTTTCCGTAAGGCCGGTAGCGAACTGGAATTAATTTATCGTCAACGTTGGATCGAAGAAGAAGAAATTCGCTATGGGGAGACTCCTCCTCGTGGCTATTTGCCATCTGAACTGGCTAATCAGTATGCAGAGGGGATGCCTGAATCCTAA
- a CDS encoding hemolysin XhlA family protein, which yields MSMMIETDLKDVLNQLGQRFDRLEQKLDKIESDLTDLKVDMATVKADLTTVKEEVKDLRGSQRAQIWALIGIIFTAVVSAVIKFGFFSNV from the coding sequence ATGTCGATGATGATTGAAACGGATTTAAAGGATGTTCTCAATCAGTTAGGCCAACGTTTTGACCGTCTGGAGCAGAAGTTAGATAAAATTGAGAGTGATCTAACTGATCTGAAGGTTGATATGGCAACGGTTAAGGCTGATTTGACGACGGTAAAAGAGGAAGTGAAAGACCTTAGAGGTAGTCAACGTGCTCAGATATGGGCATTAATCGGGATTATTTTTACTGCGGTAGTCAGTGCGGTTATTAAGTTTGGCTTTTTCTCTAATGTTTAA
- a CDS encoding biopolymer transporter ExbD, which produces MSSLPSSPRSSRKLSIYHPTRPLKLWQDNNHDQGETRIEMLPLIDIIFCILIFFLLGAVGLSRQQAISMDLPKASTGKPQMREMLVVSLDDLGQLYVEKQPVTETQLFDTLKNYHQYNPTGLMVLHASRNASYNDVVQLLDLLRRVGGDRVALATLPGEAQKPNDFGGFSNPSTSFPSGSNLPNNYGSPLPGNNSSSFPGTMPGTTNGTIPGIPSNSTLPGSVNPTLPNSASTVPNSSAGLEPNLNPSNPSLSPTLPGLSNQSPDRLPRR; this is translated from the coding sequence ATGTCTTCCCTACCGTCATCGCCTCGATCTTCTCGTAAGTTATCGATCTATCATCCCACCCGACCCTTGAAGCTATGGCAGGATAATAACCATGATCAAGGAGAAACCCGCATTGAAATGCTGCCCTTGATTGATATTATTTTCTGCATTTTGATTTTCTTTCTGTTAGGAGCCGTCGGGTTATCCCGCCAACAGGCCATTAGTATGGATTTGCCCAAGGCAAGTACGGGTAAGCCCCAAATGCGGGAGATGTTGGTGGTTAGCCTGGATGATCTGGGTCAGCTTTACGTGGAAAAACAGCCTGTCACGGAAACTCAGTTGTTTGATACCCTTAAAAATTATCATCAGTATAACCCTACGGGATTAATGGTATTGCACGCTTCCCGTAATGCCAGCTATAACGATGTTGTGCAACTTCTAGATCTTTTGCGTCGGGTGGGCGGCGATCGCGTGGCCTTAGCGACTTTACCCGGAGAAGCCCAAAAACCCAATGATTTTGGCGGTTTTAGTAATCCGAGTACTAGTTTTCCCAGTGGTAGCAATCTTCCCAATAATTACGGCAGTCCTTTACCAGGCAATAACAGCAGTTCTTTTCCTGGCACGATGCCTGGCACAACTAACGGCACAATCCCAGGGATTCCTTCTAATTCCACGCTTCCTGGTAGTGTCAACCCCACACTTCCTAATAGTGCTTCTACTGTTCCTAATTCCAGTGCCGGTCTAGAACCGAATCTAAACCCGTCTAATCCTTCCCTCTCGCCAACTTTACCAGGTCTGTCGAATCAGTCCCCTGATCGATTACCCCGTCGCTAA
- a CDS encoding IS66 family transposase, whose translation MIKTIITSEVFVAYSQCPLKAFLLLFSDDQGVFHDYPSILEERRQVNKIQYLKKIKQSYENVEQYKQHDSNEKQFLIEGILKAECWEAHCDILTKVEPNTSNKAIYEPTIIVGTYSITPEQKTELLFIGQVLGLIQEQLPGTGKIVGMDGKSHNVKLESGYKAIAPFIKILKQWAEEKPTQTPALILNRHCSDCQFQNLCQAKAEQEDNLSLLNHVTSKVIRHYEKKGIFTIKQLSYLYKPRRRNKRKKKDPVQLHKIELQALAIRTNKIYIHELPELNRKPIELFFDIEGIPDQKYEYLLGLLVCNETNFCKYYSFWADTCEDELSILQKFIEIVNQYPDAPIYHYGDYESRAINKLAKRYESHLSVDIESIKNRLVNINTYIYGRIYFPVYSNRLKTIGRFIGASWTSPEASGLQSLVWRYHWDNTQDEKYKNLLLIYNSEDCQSLKLLTDKLSTIQDSVDTLSEIDFADQPKQPTTEIGTKLHDQFETILKIAHADYNKGKISLRRNENGNQEKLKRGAQKGHEGHTRKLPKASKSVYISTKAKCLTHEDEFLIESNNNTECTIIDIICTKTSIKKTIIKYIGKKGFCQKCNRYYNPSELTTGYLAYGHGFQAWVVYNRLFLRLPYKIITQLLLDQFNEKIGNGSIANWLTDFSKFYSETEKMLVKKILESPFIHADETIVNIQGFDQYVWVFTDGIHVVFKLTPTREAAIVHEFLGNYSGTLISDFYAGYDSVQCKQQKCWVHLIRDMNDDLWKAPFDIEYESFILEVRNLIVPILQTAEEHGLKTKKLSKFNPSVEKFYEDTINKNYKSELTLKYQKRLLRYRESLFTFLNEDNIPWNNNTGERALRHLAVQRKISGTFFESMMPHYLLLLGIMQTCRFQNKSFLQFLLSKEKDIDKFKKKKQ comes from the coding sequence ATGATCAAAACAATAATTACCTCAGAAGTATTTGTCGCTTATTCGCAATGTCCTCTTAAGGCATTTTTGCTCTTGTTTTCAGATGATCAAGGGGTTTTCCATGATTACCCAAGTATTTTAGAAGAACGAAGACAAGTTAATAAAATACAGTATCTAAAAAAAATTAAGCAATCTTACGAAAATGTCGAACAATATAAGCAACATGATTCAAATGAAAAGCAATTTTTGATTGAGGGAATACTTAAAGCTGAATGTTGGGAAGCTCATTGTGATATTTTAACTAAAGTTGAGCCAAATACATCAAATAAAGCAATCTATGAACCAACTATTATTGTTGGAACTTATAGTATTACACCAGAACAAAAAACAGAACTTTTATTTATTGGGCAAGTTTTAGGTCTAATTCAAGAGCAATTACCTGGAACGGGAAAAATTGTAGGGATGGATGGAAAATCACACAATGTAAAGCTGGAAAGTGGGTATAAAGCGATCGCTCCATTCATAAAGATATTAAAACAGTGGGCAGAAGAAAAACCGACTCAAACTCCTGCTTTGATTCTAAATCGGCATTGTTCTGACTGCCAATTCCAGAATTTATGTCAAGCAAAGGCTGAACAGGAAGATAATCTGAGTCTTTTAAATCACGTTACTTCAAAGGTCATTCGACATTATGAAAAGAAAGGGATTTTTACGATTAAACAACTTTCTTACTTATACAAACCTCGACGACGTAACAAACGTAAAAAGAAAGACCCAGTACAATTGCATAAAATAGAATTGCAGGCTTTAGCAATTAGAACCAATAAGATTTATATCCATGAATTACCTGAATTAAACAGAAAACCAATCGAACTGTTTTTTGATATTGAGGGAATTCCTGATCAGAAGTATGAGTATCTTCTCGGATTGCTTGTATGTAATGAGACAAATTTTTGTAAGTATTATTCTTTTTGGGCGGATACTTGCGAAGATGAATTATCAATATTGCAAAAATTCATAGAAATAGTTAATCAATATCCAGATGCTCCTATCTATCATTATGGAGATTATGAATCGCGGGCAATAAACAAATTAGCGAAGCGTTATGAATCACATTTAAGTGTAGATATTGAAAGTATTAAAAACCGTCTTGTTAATATTAACACTTATATTTATGGTCGAATATATTTTCCTGTATATTCAAACAGATTGAAAACTATTGGTCGTTTTATTGGGGCTTCATGGACATCTCCAGAAGCATCTGGGTTACAAAGTCTTGTCTGGAGATACCATTGGGACAACACACAGGATGAAAAATACAAAAATTTACTACTGATTTATAATAGCGAGGACTGTCAATCCCTAAAATTATTAACTGATAAACTTTCTACAATTCAGGATTCTGTTGACACCTTATCTGAGATTGATTTTGCAGATCAACCTAAACAACCGACAACAGAAATAGGAACCAAACTACACGATCAGTTTGAGACAATTTTAAAAATTGCTCATGCCGATTATAACAAGGGAAAAATTAGCTTGCGACGAAATGAAAATGGCAATCAAGAAAAGTTAAAGCGTGGTGCTCAAAAAGGGCATGAAGGACATACGAGGAAACTTCCAAAAGCGAGTAAGTCAGTCTACATATCAACAAAAGCAAAATGCCTAACGCATGAAGATGAATTTTTAATAGAGTCAAACAACAATACGGAGTGTACGATCATTGACATCATTTGCACCAAGACTAGTATTAAAAAAACAATCATAAAGTATATTGGAAAAAAGGGTTTTTGCCAAAAATGCAATCGCTACTATAACCCATCAGAACTCACAACAGGCTATCTTGCATATGGTCATGGTTTTCAGGCTTGGGTTGTGTACAACAGACTTTTTCTTAGATTACCATATAAAATTATTACTCAGTTGTTATTAGATCAGTTCAATGAAAAAATTGGTAATGGATCAATTGCAAATTGGTTAACAGATTTTAGCAAATTTTATTCTGAAACAGAGAAAATGCTCGTTAAAAAAATATTAGAAAGCCCTTTCATTCATGCAGATGAGACAATTGTTAATATTCAAGGTTTTGATCAATATGTTTGGGTTTTTACCGATGGAATTCATGTTGTTTTTAAGCTCACTCCAACCAGAGAAGCCGCCATCGTCCACGAATTTTTGGGTAATTATTCTGGAACCCTAATTTCAGATTTTTATGCAGGCTATGACTCTGTTCAATGTAAGCAACAAAAGTGTTGGGTACATTTAATTCGAGATATGAACGATGATTTATGGAAAGCCCCCTTTGACATAGAGTATGAAAGCTTTATATTAGAAGTGCGAAATCTAATTGTGCCTATTTTGCAAACTGCCGAGGAGCATGGATTAAAAACCAAAAAACTTAGTAAATTTAATCCTAGTGTTGAAAAATTTTATGAAGACACAATAAACAAAAATTATAAATCTGAGTTAACACTCAAATACCAAAAACGGTTATTGCGTTACAGAGAAAGTTTATTTACCTTTCTTAACGAAGATAATATCCCCTGGAATAATAATACCGGAGAACGTGCGCTTAGGCATTTAGCTGTTCAAAGGAAAATTTCGGGTACTTTCTTTGAATCTATGATGCCTCACTATTTGCTGCTTCTTGGAATTATGCAAACCTGTCGATTTCAAAATAAATCTTTTCTTCAGTTTCTCTTATCAAAGGAAAAAGATATTGATAAATTTAAGAAGAAAAAACAATGA
- a CDS encoding WecB/TagA/CpsF family glycosyltransferase, translating into MGCLKEKQGAHVVTLNSEMVMLAEANPEVSEIIRQADLVIPDGAGVILYLRLEGEQQKRCPGIELAESLITQVADMDNPPLIVFYGGQPGVTKQAAYYWELRFPHLNILTNHGYLSTEEQQEWCQTLAEKQPQIILVGLGVPRQETWIREHRHLCPHAIWIGVGGSFDVWSGQKQRAPQWFCDNNLEWFYRLYQEPWRWKRMLVLPQFLLRTLVARK; encoded by the coding sequence ATGGGTTGTCTAAAAGAAAAGCAAGGTGCTCACGTTGTTACCTTGAACTCTGAGATGGTCATGCTGGCGGAAGCAAATCCAGAGGTGAGCGAGATTATCCGTCAAGCTGATCTAGTGATTCCTGATGGGGCTGGGGTTATTTTATACCTACGACTAGAAGGGGAACAACAAAAACGTTGTCCAGGGATTGAACTGGCTGAATCCTTGATCACCCAAGTAGCGGACATGGATAATCCACCGTTAATAGTTTTCTATGGTGGACAGCCAGGTGTAACTAAGCAGGCTGCTTATTATTGGGAATTGCGGTTTCCTCATCTCAATATTTTGACCAATCATGGATATTTATCGACCGAAGAACAGCAGGAGTGGTGTCAAACGCTTGCTGAAAAACAACCTCAGATTATTCTCGTCGGTTTGGGGGTTCCTCGTCAGGAAACCTGGATTCGAGAACACCGCCATCTCTGTCCTCATGCTATCTGGATTGGTGTCGGAGGAAGTTTTGATGTTTGGTCGGGGCAGAAACAAAGAGCCCCTCAATGGTTTTGTGATAATAATCTAGAGTGGTTTTATCGTCTCTACCAAGAACCCTGGCGTTGGAAAAGGATGTTAGTTCTTCCTCAATTTTTGTTACGCACTTTAGTGGCTCGCAAATAG
- a CDS encoding PAS domain S-box protein produces the protein MLFPLIAGGSLSMMTFFVWRSQLQQDEADTRHYLQVEMTAVQLREKDQVVFSNIPDYWQTEDWQQRTVIHREPGLPWQLVVVPSPRTLKEIRSPFPIWTLLGGFGLASLVAIALYYALVSRQRSQSLQKALIEQQRVERELQAALLLNQAILDGTNYSIISTDLNGVIQTFNQAAEKMLGYQAAEIIHQQTPLLIHDPQEIEARSQELTAELGFPVAGFETFVAKAKLQQPNEEIWTYIRQDGTRFPVLLSISALHNAQGEINGFLGIANDISERLQTEQMLRQTLQELAVQKAALDEAAVVVITDAKGVITYVNDRFCQLSQYSRAELLGQTHRLVKSDYHSPKFFKDLWKTISSGRVWHGEIKNRSKDGNYYWVDSTLVPFLDAHGKPYQYLAIRFDITQSKQAEEILRESEQRFRNMADSCPVLLWVSDTRTLCTFFNQTWLDFRGRTLEQEYGNGWAEGVHPDDYQDCLNTYLTAFAKRERFEMEYRLQRFDGEYRWVLDVGIPRFLSDGSFAGYTGSCVDITDRKQAKEALQKQLEQVLLMRQITQKIRSSLAPRLIFQTTAEQVGQAFKVNRCLIHSYIKEPQPSLPVVAEHLEPGYISMLGTTIPVENNSHASRMLEVDEVLLSHDVFSDPLLTEMISLCEQVQLKSMMVVRTSYRGKPNGAIAVQQCDQQRTWTEEEAELLKALADQVGIALAQANLLENERERRRELTEKNLDLEQARWAAESANRAKSEFLAMMSHEIRTPMNGVIGMTDLLLTTSLTTRQKDYLETIRQSGDSLLTIINDILDFSKIEAEKMILEHQVFNLREVIESTLELMAPRAMERNLELAYVLDPSTPEIITGDMNRLRQILANLIGNGLKFTHQGEVIVTVKAAPYSLESSAAESFPTQSFIPTYKLEFSIQDTGIGIPVNRLDRLFKAFSQVDSSTTREYGGTGLGLVISQRLAHLMGGEMWVESQVGVGSTFFFTILTTTVKNEAQNYSENNLGSLVGKRVLIVDDNATNRKILLTQTQFWGMEPIAFSSGQEALEWLSEGNSFELGLLDMLMPMMDGAMLAEQLHQFPHCQNIPLILLTSLSQTALNESVQGQFTAILHKPLRQSHLFNTLITVFHHSSLPSSIEVIPEPIELSSSSVKDLSILLAEDNLVNQKVAGQMLKILGYQADIANDGLEVLKMIEQKDYDLILMDVQMPNLDGLETSRCIRQKQDYPQPKIIAMTANAMPGDRENCLAAGMDDYISKPVVIQELNQILVSFSKPSNVVFNPPSIEESSVSWVEESILQFMLETLCNNDFQLMQEMLNCYLSESLELIQKIQLSWQAKNSQEVSFLAHSLKSSSASIGAKALADLCQQLEKLSQDESLKTQVSLILDLQTTYAQVQQDLHRWLEKLQN, from the coding sequence GTGCTCTTTCCCCTAATCGCGGGGGGGAGTTTGTCAATGATGACGTTTTTTGTTTGGCGATCGCAGCTTCAACAGGATGAGGCGGATACCCGCCACTATCTTCAGGTAGAAATGACGGCAGTTCAGTTACGGGAAAAGGATCAGGTTGTTTTTAGTAATATCCCTGACTACTGGCAAACTGAAGATTGGCAGCAAAGAACCGTGATCCATCGAGAGCCAGGACTGCCTTGGCAATTGGTCGTGGTTCCTAGTCCTCGAACCCTCAAGGAAATTCGATCGCCTTTCCCGATTTGGACATTGTTGGGGGGATTCGGTCTAGCCAGCCTGGTGGCGATCGCGCTTTATTATGCCTTGGTCAGTCGTCAAAGAAGCCAATCCTTACAAAAAGCCTTAATCGAGCAACAACGAGTCGAAAGAGAATTACAGGCGGCTCTGCTGCTCAATCAGGCAATTTTAGATGGTACCAATTACAGTATTATTTCCACCGATCTGAATGGGGTCATCCAAACCTTTAATCAGGCCGCTGAAAAGATGTTGGGTTATCAGGCTGCCGAAATCATTCATCAACAAACCCCGCTCTTAATTCATGATCCCCAAGAAATCGAAGCGAGAAGTCAGGAATTAACGGCCGAATTAGGATTCCCCGTAGCCGGTTTTGAAACCTTTGTGGCCAAGGCTAAACTACAACAACCCAACGAAGAAATTTGGACCTATATTCGCCAAGATGGAACTCGTTTTCCAGTTTTGCTGTCCATTTCCGCACTCCATAATGCCCAGGGAGAGATTAATGGTTTTCTGGGGATTGCCAACGATATCAGTGAACGTTTGCAGACCGAACAAATGCTTCGGCAGACGCTGCAAGAATTGGCCGTTCAAAAGGCGGCCCTAGATGAGGCGGCAGTGGTAGTGATTACCGATGCCAAAGGCGTGATTACCTACGTTAACGACCGTTTTTGTCAACTTTCCCAATATTCTCGCGCTGAATTGCTGGGACAAACCCACCGTTTGGTCAAATCTGATTATCATTCCCCGAAATTTTTTAAAGATCTCTGGAAAACCATTAGTAGTGGGCGAGTTTGGCATGGTGAAATTAAAAATCGCAGCAAAGATGGCAACTACTATTGGGTCGATTCTACCCTCGTTCCTTTTTTAGATGCTCACGGTAAGCCTTACCAATATCTAGCCATTCGTTTTGACATTACTCAAAGCAAACAAGCAGAAGAAATTTTGCGGGAAAGTGAACAGCGTTTTCGGAATATGGCGGATAGTTGTCCTGTCCTGTTGTGGGTATCCGATACTCGAACCCTTTGCACCTTTTTTAATCAAACCTGGCTGGATTTTCGCGGTCGTACCCTCGAACAGGAATATGGCAATGGCTGGGCCGAAGGGGTTCATCCCGATGATTATCAAGATTGTTTAAACACCTATCTGACTGCTTTTGCTAAACGTGAACGGTTTGAGATGGAGTATCGTTTACAGCGTTTTGATGGGGAATACCGTTGGGTCTTGGATGTGGGGATACCCCGCTTTTTGTCTGATGGCAGTTTTGCTGGTTATACCGGTTCCTGTGTGGATATTACTGATCGCAAGCAGGCCAAGGAAGCGTTACAGAAGCAATTGGAACAGGTGCTATTAATGCGCCAAATTACCCAGAAAATTCGTAGTAGTTTAGCTCCTCGTTTAATTTTTCAAACCACGGCTGAACAGGTAGGACAAGCCTTTAAAGTCAATCGTTGTCTCATTCACAGTTATATCAAGGAGCCTCAGCCCAGTTTACCGGTGGTGGCTGAACATTTAGAACCTGGCTACATTTCCATGCTGGGGACGACTATTCCTGTAGAGAATAATTCTCATGCCAGTCGCATGCTGGAAGTGGATGAGGTGTTATTGTCTCATGATGTTTTTAGCGATCCTCTGTTGACGGAGATGATCTCACTTTGTGAGCAGGTTCAACTCAAATCGATGATGGTGGTACGAACTTCCTATCGCGGTAAACCCAATGGCGCGATCGCCGTCCAGCAATGTGATCAACAGCGTACCTGGACTGAGGAAGAAGCCGAGCTACTAAAAGCCTTAGCCGATCAAGTGGGTATTGCCTTAGCCCAGGCCAACTTACTAGAAAATGAGCGGGAACGACGCAGAGAATTAACCGAGAAAAATCTTGACCTCGAACAGGCCAGATGGGCTGCCGAATCAGCCAACCGCGCTAAAAGTGAATTTTTAGCCATGATGAGTCACGAGATCCGGACTCCGATGAATGGGGTGATTGGCATGACTGATTTATTATTAACGACCTCCCTAACAACGCGACAAAAGGATTACCTTGAAACCATCCGTCAGAGTGGAGATTCCCTCTTAACAATCATTAATGACATTCTCGATTTTTCTAAGATCGAAGCGGAAAAAATGATCCTAGAGCATCAGGTTTTTAATCTGCGGGAAGTAATCGAGAGCACATTAGAATTGATGGCTCCCAGGGCGATGGAACGAAATTTAGAACTTGCCTACGTTTTAGATCCTTCGACTCCAGAAATTATTACTGGTGATATGAATCGTTTGCGACAAATTCTGGCTAATTTGATTGGCAATGGTCTAAAATTCACCCACCAAGGTGAAGTTATCGTTACCGTTAAAGCAGCTCCCTACTCCCTAGAGAGTTCGGCAGCAGAAAGCTTTCCCACCCAGTCTTTTATCCCCACCTATAAATTAGAATTTAGCATCCAAGATACGGGGATTGGTATTCCAGTTAATCGTCTAGATCGTCTCTTTAAAGCCTTTAGTCAAGTCGATTCTTCTACGACAAGAGAGTATGGTGGCACTGGCTTAGGGTTAGTCATTAGTCAACGTCTGGCCCACCTAATGGGGGGAGAAATGTGGGTAGAAAGTCAAGTCGGTGTCGGTTCAACTTTTTTCTTTACCATACTGACAACAACTGTTAAAAATGAAGCTCAGAACTATTCTGAAAATAATCTCGGTTCTCTGGTTGGCAAGCGGGTACTTATTGTGGATGATAATGCGACCAATCGCAAAATTTTATTAACTCAAACCCAGTTTTGGGGCATGGAACCGATCGCCTTTAGCTCTGGACAGGAGGCTCTAGAGTGGTTAAGCGAGGGCAATTCTTTTGAGCTAGGTTTATTAGATATGCTCATGCCGATGATGGATGGAGCCATGTTAGCCGAGCAACTTCATCAATTCCCCCATTGCCAGAATATTCCCCTCATTTTGCTCACTTCCTTAAGCCAAACAGCTTTAAATGAATCGGTACAGGGGCAATTTACTGCTATCTTACATAAACCTCTACGTCAATCCCATTTGTTTAATACACTCATTACGGTTTTTCATCATTCATCTCTCCCGTCTAGCATAGAAGTTATCCCAGAGCCGATAGAACTTTCTAGCTCCAGCGTCAAGGATTTATCTATTTTGTTAGCAGAAGATAATTTAGTCAATCAAAAGGTCGCAGGACAAATGCTTAAAATTCTAGGATATCAAGCGGATATTGCCAATGATGGTCTAGAGGTTTTAAAGATGATTGAGCAAAAAGACTATGATCTCATTTTAATGGATGTTCAAATGCCCAATCTAGATGGCTTAGAAACGAGTCGCTGTATTCGTCAAAAACAGGATTATCCTCAACCTAAAATTATTGCCATGACTGCCAATGCCATGCCTGGCGATCGCGAAAATTGCTTGGCAGCGGGGATGGATGATTATATTAGTAAACCCGTTGTTATTCAAGAATTAAATCAAATTCTAGTCAGTTTTTCTAAACCTTCTAATGTCGTTTTTAACCCGCCCTCAATCGAAGAAAGCAGTGTATCCTGGGTGGAGGAAAGTATTTTACAATTTATGCTAGAAACCTTGTGTAATAATGATTTTCAGCTAATGCAGGAAATGCTGAATTGCTATCTCTCAGAAAGTCTAGAATTAATCCAAAAAATACAATTATCGTGGCAGGCAAAAAATAGCCAAGAGGTGAGTTTTCTAGCCCATTCCTTAAAATCGAGTAGTGCTTCCATTGGAGCTAAAGCCTTAGCCGATCTTTGTCAGCAACTAGAGAAACTCAGCCAAGATGAGTCCTTAAAAACTCAAGTATCTCTGATCTTAGACTTGCAAACAACATACGCTCAGGTTCAGCAGGACTTACACCGATGGTTAGAGAAACTGCAAAATTAG
- a CDS encoding type II toxin-antitoxin system Phd/YefM family antitoxin: MNFITINQFTNNLKNRIKQVVTQHTPLKITNQDGADFVVISVEDWEQQQETLAILQNNTLMEQIAKSMTTHSQNQGYTPAIAELNEILSL, from the coding sequence GTGAATTTCATCACCATCAATCAATTTACTAATAACCTAAAAAACCGAATCAAACAAGTTGTTACTCAACACACTCCCCTCAAAATTACCAATCAAGACGGAGCCGATTTTGTAGTCATTAGTGTCGAAGATTGGGAGCAACAACAAGAAACCCTAGCAATTTTGCAAAATAATACTCTTATGGAACAAATCGCTAAATCCATGACTACCCATAGCCAAAATCAAGGTTACACTCCCGCGATCGCAGAACTTAATGAGATACTTAGTCTTTGA
- a CDS encoding PAS domain-containing protein, which produces MEFKLFLNACPLGIFVINAQGSPYYMNPRAMEILGKGVLSRGTIDQLNTIYQSYQVGTNQLYPMTEHPLLRALQGESLTVDDLEIHQGGQIIPLELSAAPIFDEQGQIIFAIAVFQDRRERQYERQNQSQIWQELIRKNQGLLQENQTLTAKVTRLQAEIQQLKAHFRAR; this is translated from the coding sequence ATGGAGTTTAAGTTATTTCTCAATGCCTGTCCGCTAGGAATATTTGTAATTAACGCCCAGGGTTCGCCTTATTATATGAATCCTAGGGCTATGGAGATTTTGGGAAAAGGGGTTCTTTCTAGGGGTACCATTGATCAACTCAATACGATTTACCAGTCTTACCAGGTGGGAACGAATCAACTCTATCCGATGACGGAGCATCCTTTGTTGCGGGCTCTTCAGGGTGAGTCTCTCACGGTTGATGACCTGGAAATTCATCAAGGGGGGCAAATTATTCCCCTCGAATTGTCGGCGGCTCCCATTTTTGATGAACAGGGACAGATTATTTTTGCGATCGCGGTTTTTCAAGATCGGCGTGAACGTCAGTATGAACGGCAAAATCAATCTCAGATTTGGCAAGAGTTAATCCGCAAAAATCAAGGCTTGCTTCAGGAGAATCAAACATTAACGGCCAAAGTCACCAGACTGCAAGCAGAAATTCAACAACTCAAAGCCCATTTTCGGGCTAGATAG